The window TACCACAGATATAGATCTGTGGGGGTGTTAAGATAGCCCATTAGTCATATTGTTTACAAGCCCTGTTACTTGTTTTCTTGGTCCATTGTATCACTTAGTACATATTCTAGAATATCATTATTTGATCATTTGTATccaatatcaaatataataaggAAGTCAGAGTCTTTACTTGCAATTGGCTTTCTCCCCTTTTCTTTCCGTTTAGATTTTATCGTAGACATTTAAATAACTGATTATAAAAGACTATTATTGGAAATACCTCGGAATGAATCTGGCGGAGTTTTGAAGTCCCAAAATTTCAAGCTTCTATTGTTGGGCCCTTCATGGGCCAACAAGCATTTCAAATAAATGGCTTCAAGTCCCATCTTATCTGTCACCACGCTTCGATCATAAAACGGCATCGTCTCAGCTGCCGGGCAAAAAATCTCACCGCCCCCAACCAAATTCTTACACAATCCGGCCCACGATTTCATGAAAGAAGTCGACGACCTTCCGTCCAGAACTGCGTGATGTGAAGTTATTCCGATGCTAAATCCACCATTCCCAAACCAGGTTACCTGCACAGCCACCACTGCCGCCCGATCCTCCTCTGCTGCAAGCTCCGCCACCAACGGCCGAAGTTTTGCCTCTTTACGCAACCCGTCGCCGATGAGATGGTCGAAGTCGTCCTCAGACTCCGCGACTGTAAGCACAATGCCGTCGCGGACGGCGGTTTCGACGGCCGGTTTGGGGGAATTTTCAGGCCATACAATTGCTCCGGCGAGGGGTAGGTAGTGTTGGAGgacgagagagagagattttttGAGGTTTGAAACGATGACGTAGAATGGCACCGGAGATTTGTAGAAGAAGAGGCGTTCGACGGGAGGGAAGCGAAACCAGAGGATGTCGAAGAAGGTGAGGGGAAGAGTGACCGGCACGGTGGATCCGGGCGGAGGAGCTACCGTGCAGACCTCGAGGACCTTAATGGCGGTGGACCCATGATTTGTCGCCATGAAATGTTGTGGCAGTTGATTGCTAAGCTTCTTTGTCTCTATATAACATGTGATTGAAGGGTTGGGAAGAAATATGGTGAGTCGTGaatttgaataaaacaaaccactttgttttccaaagaaaaaaacacttcTATACTTTGAACgaataattgtaaatttaagtATTAGGGGccaagaaattaattaagtatataataacattttataaaaattataaatatagcaaaatttatcaaattttatcaatgatagactttgaTCTATcaatgttgtaaatattggtatatcattgatagatttgaTCTATATGATACACGTAACGACCCGACTTTTCTAACTATGTCAAAATcgttaattttgacaaaagaccgagtttaattaaaatttaaaacctcaaaagaacaaaatttattttgtttgtttgggccccagttttaaattactaaaattcacgtgaaaatttaaaactaaaaagtttcaaatctttgaatactttaaaacctcaaaattttctaaacagtCTCACATTCGAATACAAATAATACTATAAATCactaagcggaagcaaaattttaaagtgtcCCCTGTGGCGGTCACGCTTCCTTCCagcccctcgccggtttgccgcctttattaccttttcctgaaaaattaaacataaggagggtgagtataaaaatacccagtaagagaccatctactggtcccgtcagggaaaaataaattgttaacattctattgggacaccctgtacagtcgcagtcttgtgatcccgtaggatgcacaAGACagaagaatgagaaagaaTACAAGTTCGCGGGAATGGGGAGATGAACTTGTCTCCATTCAGATCTAAGCTTTCACTCACAGTATGAtcggagaagaagaagaaactattTACAGCCGGCGAAAAAGGCTATTCCTTTCCACCTTTCTCTCTTTAGACCTTGGCCCAAACAGGCCCCTTGCTCATTCAAGTGTCTTTTTGGTCCATTCAGACTTCCTCTCTTTGTTAAAGAAGGAGACTTTTTATAGCCACTTTTAGcgataaatatttatattcctCTAAGTATGTTAGAGTCAATTGTAGCCTTGTCATGTTACATCAACTTCAATAACCATCATTGTCATCTAGTGAATCTTCCTCACGTGATGATATGGCTCCTCGCTTAGACACTACAACAAAAGTGGTctatgatgatagttattttctgtcacgaataaaatttgtgacagttatttaTAGTCATAGTAtcgggagtcatggaaagtccttcCATGACTTCCATAACAGTTTTCGAAAATTATTgcaataagttttttcatgacagaaaataaatatcgttaattactattttatgacaacaaataactatcatattttatattatgacaacaaataactgtcatcatttgtgtattaacgacagttaaaCAAAATGTCgtaaattcatttattatgacattttcgAAAATAACTAtcataataaatgaatttgcgacattttttaaatgtcaagggTATGTCGATcatgacatttttaaaaaaataaatgtcatcttttcaaaattgatgactgtttaaaaatgtcacgaattcgtattttatgacaattttCCCTGTCAAATATATGTCAATCGTGAcagttattttagaaaattaaatgtcattgttttgctattgatgatattttttctCGGTCAAATATAGgtcaatcgtgacagtttttttataacaaaaatgtcattattttaatattgacgACAATTATGAAGTGtaacaaattcatatattatgacatttatttCCTATTGCAAATTCCTCAATTACTACCGTTTTTCCATGTTCTTCTTGTCGCTCCgtcattacacgaaccatttgaatgacaatagtgttataatacataacacacatatagaaacaaatggtcgacactttaatatatatacgtcATAACacactttgtaatattcgtacatttccaatcacgtttgaacaatttacaagtatgaAATTACAGCCTTTAATCAAAACCAGTGTAAATACCATCATAATACATAAACAACCAACCGGTAATCCTTCATctctgaaaatattttttgttgctTGAACCATAGTCAAATCCTTCATTTCTAAAAACAGTCAGTGTATTTTGATGACCCTGATTAGcttctttgaagaaaatttcatGAACTTTGTCGGCTCCATTAGAACCtacaaagaaaacatgaaTATAAGGAAGTAAATATTATGGTTGTGCATACcaaaaaacataatacaatCTACATACCAATCTTCCATCTTCATCTTTAAAAACACCCCCACAAAAACAGAATACAATCTCAATCGCACGCACaaccttcaaaattacaaCACCCTCAAATCAAATCTCATAAAAAACTCAAGAATTCATCCAAACATTATCAAACACCCCCTAATAGAATCAATCCTCTACCAACAAAACCATCTCTAAAACAATATCTAGATCtcaaaaaatagcaaaaaaataatataaaacaacaGAATCAATCCATACAAAGTTTTATACACatacaaattatatacatgcgtacatacatatacataaaaagTTTTATATCAAACATGAACTTacagattttttaaaatgaaaaataaaattacaagtaACATACCAAGGTAGAATACCAAACAATTATGCAttggatataaaaaaaaaacttaaataaggTACGTAAGTTCCAtattaaatatagcaaaaggCTTGCACTCCCTTATATATAATCCAAATCCACCACAATCAGAGTgctttaaactattttattattaaactgCAACGAAATGTTTAGTtagatatatatgtgtatataaagagagagatttggttttattttaacagtaaaaacaaacaaaaaccttATACTACTTGAAGAGCCATGTTGTCTTGTCCGAAGGAAAAGTTGTTTTTGATCCATTGTTCTTGgtacttcttttttcttcttattcccATTAACAGCTTATTCTTGATTGTCACACAAGAATTTTCACTtacaattttcctttcttttgcTTGAAATTAATCATCAAGTTGCTAGAAAATTAGGTTTCATTATTTGTAGATAGATTATCATATGTTTCCTCTCCATGGAATTAACTTTTCCATTTTGATAAGACAATCTATTGACTTTTCAACTCAGACTTTCTACTTTCAACGATAGAATTTCAAAACTCTCACTTTCCTTGattataaattagaagaaaatataatagcTATCAAAAGCACAAGTATGGTCAAGTTGGGCTATGAAAGTTTACCATTTTCCGCATATTCTCATTTTCAGCAAACAGGAGTTCATTCTGGAAGAGACAGAGAGAGATAAGTGCTTTCTGCACCTACaggaaaaaaagtataaaactCTCagcaaaagataaaacaataatttaatttctacgAACATGAGCAACATATTAGAAGGAAATAAAGTTAAAGCAATTtctaataatgaaaaatgtaataCCTGTAAAGTTATAACTAAGGCCTTAGGTACTAAATATAGTATTCTTCCAAAATAAGTATATCATATAAATGCCTACAAGGAATTTAACACCACAAAATAACTTGTCAACTCTCCAAGGCAACAAATATAACCGTTCTAAATGCAAGAATTTAAATaccatataatatttttaaaaatagctaGTAGATTAGTTTCAAATGATGTacacaaaataataagaaaactttgGTTAACAACTTCCAAATGATCTTAAGTAATTCATCACAAAAATCATTACCAAAGTCCATCCCTTAATCATATTGCacaataaaaatcaaattccaaCTCTTTTGAGTGTTCACTTGATAGTACATATTAAATGCATAACAACATTCGATGGACATGGAGTTCAATAACATAATAATGAAACGTATCCACTGCTTTTGCAACAATCCGTACTTAATCATAGCAAAAAAATCAAggcaaatatttaaaataatgcatGGAAATACCTAGGCATAATTTTACAGCAAACTTATCCCAAAGAAGTAAAACTTGCAGAAACtataatcaaattcaatttatctAGACAGAATTCAGTATAATATACAAAGATAAAGAACCAATATAATTCAGTACAATTTATCTACGCATAATTCAGTACAATATACAAAGAGTCTCTTAgtaatcaacttttttttctagttcATTTTCCAAAGTAGAATCCATTTCTACATAATCTAACTCTAAAGAACTAGTAAGAAACACTAAAATTCATCCAAACTTCATATTCATATCCTTTCTCACACGGTTTAGAAATTTGAGCATCTACCAATTGTAACTTAAAGATCTCCAACCACAATAAAAGGATTCTCTTCGGAATTCTAACCACCAAATTCTACTTATCTCGTCTATCTATCTTGAAATCAGAGGtgaaatatatagaaaataccTTAATCGAAGGCGGCGAAAGAGTTGGATTTTCAAGAAACTCACCATATGTAGCAATTTGTGTTAGTTTAAATAGTCTGCGTTCTAGAGACATTAAAATGTcccaaaatataacaaacaaaaataaatcaagCATTACGCATTAACACAATTTAGAGGATCATGGaaacttatatataattaattagtgagATTATGAGTTAACATTCCGTACATAATTTACAAAGCAATGAATTATTTTGTCAAGTCAGTGAAGAATGATATCAATTACAGCATAAATCATAAGATAAgtcaataataacaatactccaaagtcatttcaaatgcaaaaatatttGTGTTACCATGGTCAGATACAATCCCTAACATACTTCAAAGTTTAatgtataaatttttgttgcaAATAATAGTAGTATAATCAGTAAACAAGAGAATAACcctataaagtataaaatttaaccTTATATGAatcaacaaaacaacaaacaatattGTAGTCATGCAAACAAGTCCAAAAGGGAGAGagataatactttttttatgtaagtatgtatttaatttgttttaaatacaaaaatctcACATGtgatattgtttttcaatagATATGGTTCTTCAAcgcttttttagtttttcctagaaaggaaaagttattgaaaaatcataataggagtaattattttacatagcTCCTCCCAAtatcattaaataaaagagaaatttaatcATTGGTTTGAGAATTAGAAAGTCCTTTGCATCCCCTCCATACCTTCGCTACTCCCTTGTTGTGGTGTAACTAGAAAAACGCTTTTCTAGTTTTTCATGTATGTTCCAATGTTTCCAATTTCTCAAACTAGAATAATGCttatgttggaattttttgtcctaaaactcgtagtttgtaatcatattctgtttcaataaagttgttattgagaaattaaatattacaatcttaaatccaataaatcaagttccaaggctattttttgaataaacttgaactttatgtataaacataaacgtggatcaagttcgagtatatatagcctaaatagtctatagtatatgaataaaggttggacgccttatttagagaaactatggatgcgacccattttgtagtacaaacgaggtgatcctgaatcgttcatgtagagacatgaaagtgggagcatcctatgtaaagtgtttacataagactgaaccatgaattagtcttttttacgttataacaccgtttactgtttaaaactgactatctcgattattgatgacctaggtaacttagtcttaatcctgagttaactatgaactcctgttcacacgagattatccttagatctgcataggtgagggcagctcatcagcgttggcccaataagcctcccatttcaggggtaagatcgggtggatagctgggaacatagggtacaagatggaattcactcctacccgctttagggttagtagataggttgttctcttaagcactgaatccaagtcttgaacaaggggccccaccctctcattggcccgagagggattaagtttataggttgaaccttaaaccaattgttcaatagtggattagtgggacttaaggagcaagatgtaatcttgggggtaaaacggtattttgacccagccaaggttacgagcaacctgtgaaggattaacttactgattatggttttatcaaatggacacaaatatatctatagtgaggggagtgcaactacgggactttagtggaatgacccgttagttaacgaatgttgattaactcggtctaaaagagtttagctagttaatcttgaatcgttggagcccatgatctataggtccattaggttcctctgctagctcatatggattaaacttagaacagtgtgatgaaataagtcgaattgttcgaattgggagaagaaaggagaaaccgacaaatatagtgatatagtcgtcggtcttctaattagaaatagagctttatgttttacatactataagtatgaatgcggattcatactaagaagctcggaattgatggaattggtcaaaaatagtaaaaagtcaaaatgttgacttttgactttgaaaagtcaaactttgaccggccttatattcaaatgtgatttgaattttggaaaaatgaatgcggattcatgctcgggaggttggaattagtcaagacggacaaaatggtaaaaagtcaaaatattgacttttgactaagaaaagtcaaagtttgacttttgactagaaatatctaatgaccattttacccttggactaagttagtgggaaaatccaacattttgttggataatcccactaactcttagtgggatatgtggctatatgagatatagacacctagcccactaagttccactaattgttagtggaacattaggtgtttagatttggcaaattaattacacgcatttttgcatgtaattagtttataaataggggagttttcaaattgttgaagacttttgccttttttattatcctccaacatctcaacaaaagaaaaattttctacattccaatcccattttatctccatttctttctacaccaaattgggtcccacaacccgatTCTTTGTCCAAGAGGATAGTAGTTGAGTACTaggtaatatttcctaaaaccctaacttgattagtttagggttacatgttaattgtggcaattagggtagaaattcgattcttttttccgctgtgcatcTCTTAGTTCTATCAGCTTCACCTCATGGAAATGGTACCTTTTTCTAAGTTTAACAATTCCTTCAGTAGCATTGAAAACCATGTCCATGAACATTGTCTTTCCTAGattattagaaattaattatgtaaatcaaaattaaattgattctAGATTATAAACTTAAATTCTTTATGAATTGATAACAAATATCCAAGCTTGtcacataaaattttatcacaGTTAAAACATACCACTTCCAACATTGCCATATATGTAACGTCCTCTAGGGGCATGTGGAGCAGAAGGACATCAACCTACAAGTGAATCCAACTTCTTCTCCCGGTTAAGGTATGAAACTCATTTTCCAACTCTGGCTTCAATATTTTCAGACTTTTTCCTAAGATAAAATAGatgaatattttcaaaagatcAAAAATAGATGAATATTTCACAATGCTTTTGCCtttgttagttttattttctcacTGCTTGTGCCCTCTGTAATTGTTCTTTTGTGCCAATGATATATAGTCGGCACGAGAGGGGTAATTATAGATGTGTTAATTTAACTGAGATGTCTAAGTATACCTACCAGTCCCTCTTTGCAGACCTACTctaagttttttgttttaaaaaaatgtaaaaatagtaTTCTATAagctcaaatttaaaaaatataacagtTGTCAAAAGGGGcatcaatatcattttttcttggcaaaaaaaatctcacatAAATTAACTTTCACATTTTGCAGTTTGTTGAAGGAAGAACTAAATCTTCCATGAGCGAAATTGTTGAGAAGAGGAAACAAATTGAGATGAATGATTTTATTGAAGCAACATCAAGTACAATACAAAATCTCATCATAAAAATGGTGACCACAATTAGAGATAATATTCAAACTTCCCAAGATAGATGAATTTTCAATGAAGAACAATAATAACCATAATGatcactcttcttcttcttcattttatatGAATCGTCACAATATTAATCCTTTACTCATAGTTTTCTTCACAA of the Cucumis sativus cultivar 9930 chromosome 3, Cucumber_9930_V3, whole genome shotgun sequence genome contains:
- the LOC105434875 gene encoding uncharacterized protein LOC105434875 isoform X2 produces the protein MPLEDVTYMAMLEVVQKALISLCLFQNELLFAENENMRKMVVRAIEIVFCFCGGVFKDEDGRLVLMEPTKFMKFSSKKLIRVIKIH
- the LOC101207759 gene encoding phenolic glucoside malonyltransferase 1, translating into MATNHGSTAIKVLEVCTVAPPPGSTVPVTLPLTFFDILWFRFPPVERLFFYKSPVPFYVIVSNLKKSLSLVLQHYLPLAGAIVWPENSPKPAVETAVRDGIVLTVAESEDDFDHLIGDGLRKEAKLRPLVAELAAEEDRAAVVAVQVTWFGNGGFSIGITSHHAVLDGRSSTSFMKSWAGLCKNLVGGGEIFCPAAETMPFYDRSVVTDKMGLEAIYLKCLLAHEGPNNRSLKFWDFKTPPDSFRGTFKLSPQNIQKLKQHVLEHRNPAQPLLHISTYTVAMGYTWVCASAVADEDITIAVTVDARGRLDPPLPATYFGNYVVGRSTALKRGKLFGENGVIAAVETISEMIKSLKEEGPLKGAENWVLLMTQTVVNSDYKLISTTGSPRFEVYSVDFGWGKPEKVEVVSINRTGAVCISESRDGGGVELGWTAKRDVMENFAKLFAGRSSTTLS